The genomic stretch TAACACCCGAGCATCGGTAATCATTGAGTAGCCGTTCAGACCGAAGCTCAATAAACGGAACCGGGTCGTTTCCGATAGTTCCGATACGACAGTGATGTGCAAACGGTCACGGAGCGGGTTGGTCGACGACGCCGCTAGACGTACGTCTGATAGCCGATATACGTGGCAATAGCGAGACACGCAACACCGAGTCCACGAACGGTCCACGCCCACCGGTCGGGGATAACGTCGTCAGCACCGTACTCATTGCGTCGGCGACGGTTCTGGCCGACGAACACGGAGAGTCTGAGCGCGGTTCGTGGCGCGACGAGCAAGCCAATGCCGAGCGCGGCACCGAGGACTACTGCAAGCAGTTCGCGGCTGGCGAGCATCTATGAGCGGAGCCGCTGGACGCGCTTCTCCATCGGTGGATGCGTAGAGATGATCTTCTGCAGGAAGCCGCGGTCGGGGCTGGAGATGCAGAGCGCGCTCACCTGCTGGTCGATGTTCGCGTCGCGACGCCGGCTGTCGCGGCTACGACCACGCCGGGCAGTTCGAGACGACTCGCTTGCCTGTTGGTTGCCTTGGTGAATCTTCTCCAGCGCACGGGCCAGCGGGTCGCCGGAACCGATAGCGCGCTTTGCGTCGGCATCGGCGACGTACTCTCGGTACCGCGAGATAGCAAGGACGAAGATCATCACGAGGAACTGCACGAGGGTCCCGACGACGATGGCGAGGAAGAAGTCAGCGAGGTCGTTGTCACCCGTGAACAGCACGATGTACTGGGCGACGATGCCAACGATGGACGCGATGCCCTGCCCGAGTTGCATCGTCACGACGTCCCGGTTAGCGATGTGGGCAAGCTCGTGTGCGAGTACACCCTCGAGTTCGTCTCGGTCCAACAGCTGGATGAGCTCTTCGGAGACGACGACGATACCAGCACCTTTCCGGCCGACGGCAAAGGCGTTCGGCACGCCCATGCGAGCGATCTTCAACTCAGGCTTCGTGATACCCATCTCCTGAGAGTGCTCCTCCACCATCTGGTGGATGTGCGGATACCGCTGTTCGGACAAGTCTTCGGCACCGACGCTGCGGAGAGCCATCCACTTTCCAACTTTGTACTGGACACCGACGAGCAGGACACTGCCAGCGATGGCGATCGGCAGGACGCCCTGACCGAAGGCGGCCATCGCGACAGCGACCGCGACGAGGTAGAACGTCGCAAGGATAGCACCAACGACGGCCATCCGTACTTTGAGTCCGAAGTCTCCCATGTACTCGGACACGTTCTGGGCCACTCACATGAGGCTTCTGTTAGTCTCTCGCGCCGACTGACGGATTCACTGGATACACTCCTCAAATGAATAGAGAGGTCGTTGAAGCAGTCGACAGACAGCCATAGCCGGTAATACTGGAGGAAGAATCGAGGCTGTCTGCGGTTGATCCAATCCGGTCGAGAGCCATCTCTGCGGCTGCTCGACGAACAGCCTCACACTCTTCGATAGGGATCAAGCTTCCGTTGTCCTTGACGACTCGGACGATGTCGGTGCCTTCACCGGCTCGCTGGACGTGCATCTCCTGACGCTCCTGGACTGCACCGTCTTCGTCGAGGAGGCGATGAACTGATGTCCGCCGGCCCGGCCGTCGCGACCAGCTACCCTATCGAACGCGACAACGAGTTCCACTGTGCGGTCTGCAAGGCGTGCTGTATGCGCACGCTCGACCACGGTGAGGTTGGCCACAAGTACCGCTGCCCACGCCGTCCGAACCACCTGCTGAAGGGTGGCGGGACTGGCGGTGGCTCCTACTACGAACCAACGGAGGTGACGGCGGAGTGATCACCGCTGTCCCGATGTCGACGCCGGCCACGATCACGGCCGCAACCACGACTCGCTCCGGCTCCTCTACCCCGCGACTCCAGCGGCTCTCAGAGACGGGTTCTTGTATTGGGATTAGTGACAACAGGTTCGTAGCTCGGCCCAGGTTTCTACGATTTCTCCGACTCTGAGAGTCATTTCTCGGATTCAACGTACCGAAACGAGGACGCTTCCAGCGGGGACGCTCAACAGTTTCGGATCCAGAGTCACACCTTCACGGAGAGGTCTGTCCGAAACGGTACCTTGGGCGTCTCGTATCGAGACGAAATTTCTGTTTATCACGACAGTCTCTTCAACAGGATTTATTCTCTGACCAACATTATCTTGCGTGTTCGAGGTCGGGAAAATTATACCGCATATTCATAGATATAGTTTCTAATCGAGTAGTTTATATTTTTTTAATCTGAAAGGATGAGTAGATGGACGTCAGTCAGCTGTTATCTACGTTCACGTTCACGTCGGTTCAGGCTGCTGCGATCTTCTTCGGTGTGATCTGGACGACGGTCAACTTCTACACGTATACTCCAATCCTAAAGTACGGGACGGACAGGCTGGTCGAACGAGTCACAGGCCGGTCACACGCGACGTCGGTCGACCCCCAGAGCGTTCCGCAGTCGGAGTGGCCGACAGTCGAGGTGTTCATCTCCGCCTACGACGAGGCCGCAGTTATCGAGCAGGCGATACGGTCGACACTAGCGACGGAATATCCCAGTGAGAAGCGTACCGTAACGGTGCTCACCGAACCCGGAGACGACGAGACGAACGCCGTAGTGAGCAGTCTCCGCGAGGAGTTGGAGTTCGTCCACCGGGTGGTTCCCGAGGGGTATCCCGGCTCTCCGAACAAGCCACGGGCACTCAACTACGGGTTCGCCTTCAGTGACGCAGAGGTTATCGGCGTCATCGATGCCGAGGACGTCGTCGGGGAGACTCTCCT from Halogranum gelatinilyticum encodes the following:
- a CDS encoding M48 family metallopeptidase gives rise to the protein MAVVGAILATFYLVAVAVAMAAFGQGVLPIAIAGSVLLVGVQYKVGKWMALRSVGAEDLSEQRYPHIHQMVEEHSQEMGITKPELKIARMGVPNAFAVGRKGAGIVVVSEELIQLLDRDELEGVLAHELAHIANRDVVTMQLGQGIASIVGIVAQYIVLFTGDNDLADFFLAIVVGTLVQFLVMIFVLAISRYREYVADADAKRAIGSGDPLARALEKIHQGNQQASESSRTARRGRSRDSRRRDANIDQQVSALCISSPDRGFLQKIISTHPPMEKRVQRLRS